The genomic region ATGGCGTGCATCGGCCCCGCCAACCTCGGCATTGCCCTCGTATGGGGAGCCGTCCCCGGCACCCTGCTGGCCCTCCAGGTCCAGCGCACGGTGGGCGAGGACGCGAAGGTCGGCATGCTCGCGGTCGTCACCACGGTGGGCGCGCTCGTCGCGATGGTTGCCCAGCCCGTCGCGGGAGCCGTCTCGGACCGGACCCGCAGCCGCTTCGGCAGACGCGGGCCCTGGATCGTGGCGGGCGTAGCGACCGGTGGCCTGGCCCTGATCGGCATGGCGTTCGCGCACTCCGTACCGGCGACGCTGGCCCTGTGGTGCCTGGTGCAGCTCGGCTACAACTTCGCGGCGGGCCCGCTCTCGGCCGTCATGCCCGACAGGGTGCCGCCCGAGAAGCGTGGCCTGTTCTCCACTGTCACCGGCCTCGGCTCCATGGTCGGCTCGCTTCTCGGGCAGATCTTCGCCGCCGCCTTCGAGGACCGGATCATCACGGCGTACGTGGTACTTGCTGCGCTCGCGACGACTCTGGCTGTCGTCTTCGTGACCCTCAACCCGGACCGCCCGAGCCGGGACGCGCCCCAAGAGCCCTTCCGGGTCCGTGAGTTCCTGGGCGGGCTGTTGCCGAACCCGCGGAGGCACCCCGACTTCTTCTGGGTGTTCGTCAGCAGGCTGTGCACCAATACGTCGTACTTCCTGGTGTTCGGCTACAAGCTCTACATCCTCCAGGACTACGTCGGCCTGCACGACAGGGCTATCGATCACGTACCCGCCCTCGCGCTGACCGCTGTCGCGGGCCTGCTCCCGGCCGCCGTCGTCACCGGACCCCTCTCGGACCGGCTCGGCAGGCGCAAGGTGTTCGTGGTGGCCTCGGCGTCCCTCATCGGCTGCGCCATGCTCATCCCGTTCGCCGTCCCCACCATGACGGGTATGACCGCGATGGCCTTCTTGGTGGGCATCGGCTTCGGCTGCTTCCAGGGTGTGGACGCCGCCCTCATCTCCCAAGTGCTGCCGTCCGAACGGTCCTTCGCCCGCGACCTCGGCGTCGTGAACCTCGCAGCCACCCTGCCGCAGGTCCTCGGGCCCGCCATCGCAGGAGCCGTCGTCCTCTGGCTCGGCGGGTACCGCACGCTCTTCCCTCTCGCGCTGGCCTTCGCGCTGCTCGGTGCGGTGACCGTCCTGCGAGTGAAGGAAGTCCGATGACCCCTGGCAGACCACCGCAACCTCCGCACCGCGCATCAATCCGCACCACGCTCCAAGGAGAAGGAATGAACACCCCGAATCAGCCGACGGAGACGCCCGGCGAGACGGTGACCCGGCTGACCCTCGCCGAGAAGGCCGCTCTGACCACGGGTACGGGCTGGTGGCACACCACCGCACTCCCC from Streptomyces sp. NBC_01267 harbors:
- a CDS encoding MFS transporter; protein product: MARPPGELRAPSPLPADPGGAAGSAAPPVDGLRRLMACIGPANLGIALVWGAVPGTLLALQVQRTVGEDAKVGMLAVVTTVGALVAMVAQPVAGAVSDRTRSRFGRRGPWIVAGVATGGLALIGMAFAHSVPATLALWCLVQLGYNFAAGPLSAVMPDRVPPEKRGLFSTVTGLGSMVGSLLGQIFAAAFEDRIITAYVVLAALATTLAVVFVTLNPDRPSRDAPQEPFRVREFLGGLLPNPRRHPDFFWVFVSRLCTNTSYFLVFGYKLYILQDYVGLHDRAIDHVPALALTAVAGLLPAAVVTGPLSDRLGRRKVFVVASASLIGCAMLIPFAVPTMTGMTAMAFLVGIGFGCFQGVDAALISQVLPSERSFARDLGVVNLAATLPQVLGPAIAGAVVLWLGGYRTLFPLALAFALLGAVTVLRVKEVR